A stretch of the Synergistetes bacterium HGW-Synergistetes-1 genome encodes the following:
- a CDS encoding serine dehydratase, translating into MEKLPSSIFNDVIGPVMRGPSSSHVAGASRIADIVRQSLNNNVKEVVVDFDVNGSLAESHDGHGTDMGFVSGILGMPVTDPNVSNYAEFAHNAGINIEFRILDYGAVHPNNYRISARSEDGYSHDWEAVSVGGGMIEMQKYDGFQLNIAGDFYEILITADCSEKSSDDILEMIRSYLPGFDFVLTDKKEQHALFELKFAEKPSLDALDPLKKDDFIIDIVYIEPILPTHSSAGCKVPFLTSEELIELAKTDPGELWEFAVRYESCRGNTSEEDVFQKMSDLVSIMENAIEAGLSGTEYKDRILGYQSYKIDEGTRKKKLVPCDLLNTVIKYITAIMEVKSSMGVIVAAPTAGSCGCLPGTLIGVGRSIGASKDEITKGMLAAGLIGIFIAESATFAAEVAGCQVECGAGSSMAAAGVAQMLGGTVEECINAASIALQNVTGLACDPVANRVEVPCLGKNIMGGSNAISSANMALAGYDKVIPLDQTIKAMYDIGLKLPLELRCTFGGLGKTEASLEIRKKLEEQNRS; encoded by the coding sequence ATGGAAAAACTTCCCTCAAGCATATTTAATGACGTTATCGGGCCGGTAATGAGAGGTCCGTCCAGTTCTCATGTCGCAGGGGCTTCGCGAATCGCTGATATTGTGCGGCAGTCTCTTAACAACAATGTAAAAGAAGTTGTTGTTGATTTTGATGTAAACGGATCGCTTGCCGAGTCTCACGACGGTCACGGAACAGACATGGGATTTGTGAGCGGTATTCTCGGCATGCCTGTTACTGATCCTAATGTTTCAAATTATGCAGAGTTTGCGCATAATGCAGGAATAAACATAGAATTTAGGATTCTTGATTACGGTGCGGTCCACCCCAACAACTACAGGATATCCGCAAGAAGTGAGGATGGATATTCACATGACTGGGAAGCTGTATCTGTTGGCGGTGGCATGATCGAGATGCAGAAATATGATGGATTTCAATTAAACATAGCGGGAGATTTTTACGAAATATTGATCACGGCAGACTGCTCTGAAAAAAGTTCCGATGATATTTTGGAGATGATCAGATCTTATCTCCCCGGCTTTGATTTTGTGCTGACCGACAAAAAAGAGCAGCATGCCCTCTTTGAATTGAAGTTTGCAGAAAAACCCTCTTTGGATGCGTTGGATCCACTTAAAAAAGATGATTTCATAATTGACATCGTTTATATTGAACCGATACTTCCTACTCACTCCAGTGCAGGATGTAAGGTTCCGTTTCTGACCTCTGAGGAATTGATCGAACTTGCAAAGACCGATCCCGGGGAACTGTGGGAATTTGCTGTCCGGTATGAAAGCTGCAGAGGAAATACCAGTGAAGAAGATGTATTTCAAAAGATGTCAGATCTGGTCTCGATCATGGAGAACGCTATTGAAGCGGGGCTTAGCGGTACTGAATATAAAGACAGAATACTGGGATATCAGTCGTATAAAATTGACGAAGGAACAAGGAAGAAGAAACTGGTTCCGTGTGACCTGCTTAATACAGTAATTAAGTACATAACTGCGATAATGGAAGTCAAAAGTTCGATGGGCGTTATAGTTGCTGCTCCTACAGCAGGATCATGCGGGTGCCTTCCCGGGACTCTGATTGGCGTTGGCAGATCTATCGGAGCCTCAAAAGATGAAATAACCAAAGGAATGCTGGCGGCAGGGTTGATCGGGATATTTATAGCTGAGTCAGCAACTTTTGCTGCAGAAGTTGCCGGTTGTCAGGTCGAGTGCGGTGCAGGCTCATCAATGGCTGCTGCAGGAGTTGCCCAAATGCTGGGAGGAACAGTGGAAGAATGTATAAATGCAGCTTCTATTGCGCTGCAGAATGTAACAGGTCTTGCATGTGATCCTGTAGCCAATCGGGTTGAAGTTCCCTGTCTCGGCAAGAATATCATGGGAGGTTCCAATGCCATATCCAGTGCAAACATGGCATTGGCGGGGTACGATAAGGTCATTCCATTGGATCAGACGATAAAAGCGATGTACGATATAGGCCTGAAACTGCCGCTGGAACTTCGCTGCACATTCGGGGGGCTCGGCAAAACAGAAGCCTCTCTGGAGATCAGAAAAAAACTGGAAGAACAGAATCGCTCATAA